The DNA region GCATTGTGCAAACAGTTGTTTCAGCAGCCAGCTTACGGAGTGTCTGAGGGCAAGTAGAAATCACTTTCGCAATTAGAGATATGAAGATTATATTTTCTGCTCATAAACAAAAGACATTTTTTTACAATGACCATATGATTCAAGAAGATCTTATACAGGCCAGATGtgatttttgtatttgataTCAAGGAACACCCATATGGTCAGAAGGTTTGGGATTGTTTTCCCTGAAcagataattttgtatttttatttgcttgtgatgataaaatacataattacaCATAATTCAGACTTTTACTTGAAAGAGAATTCCAGAGCTTATGGtaaatcaaaaaagaaataaatggaATATAGAGGAATGTAATAAGATGATTGAAATGCAGtagaaaaaaatggaatatattcattctatttatttatttgataaaattgtTATGGAATGGTTTActttgtattttgtttattttcttgtgGAATTGATGTTGGCACATTCTACATACTGTCCACATGATATTTAacaatataagtatgttctttaaattaaacataaactTTACTTTATGTTTACATTCCAACAAAATAACTCTCATATGACTATCAgcttttaatttacttttattgAATCAATTAGTCACACTCATTTTTGCCAATCCACTTCAACtaagaaaaacttcaaaaaaataaaacacaacgATCGTtaaccaaaatcaaataaatcaagggaaatatcattttctttcaacatattttagttttcgtatttttaaacatattttctttactagGACCATAAAAGAATTGCAAATTCAtgtaagaataaaatatataaacccggcgcgtagcgccggaataccactagtataatataatattttttagcaATTTAATTTTGAACTAAAAAATTCTCAATTGATTCTCAAATCGCCACATAAGCAAAATTATCATTCCAATTACATGACAATTAAGCATAAcacttttttaattaatacaaatcacatgttataattttttaaaaaacattctctaatatataagggatataaTCAAAACCGCTGTTGGTGAATTTATGAATTTAGATTGAATTGAATATTGTAACggcttttctcaaaaaaaaaaatatatattgtaacggcataatatgaataaaagaaaaaagtattGAAGATGCTGGATTCGGCCGTGCGCACTGTACAATATATTCCTGCGCCGATCGCAATATCAGTCTTCCAACGGTAACTTTTCGGACATGAATTATTTGGTTATCCATTTATTATAAGACACGTCTCCAAAAACATGACCCCAACGGTCGTCTTTCTTCTCGATCTTCACCCAAAATATAAAAGGGGACCCAATGAttcaaagaaaagcaaaaaaaaaagattagacaaaaaaaaactaagaagcTAAGCAAAAATGGCGAGAAGATGTCAAGAacaagtagaagaagaagaaaaggagaacTTTCCTCTTATTACAACAAAAACAGTCGAATACTTACAACCAGTAATGCGCCGAGAGCTACTCCTCAAATTTCCAGACAACTCTGCTTTTGGATTCGACTACGCACAGAGCTCTCTCTGGTCTCCTCTCTTGCCTCTAAACTACGCAAGCCCTTCCGATCTTGACTCGGACACTTTCGTTTGTCGGAACCTTGAGCTAGGAGAGTTTCTAgaaagcaagaagaagatgaagatcgcaatgaaaaagaagaagaagaagaagaagatagtgaaactAGACGAGTCAGATTCTCCTAAACTTGGCTGCTTTGCTATTCCGACCAAAGTACATTACATACATATACCTTAGATGATATTCTTAgctctatttttatataaaaataaatctatattaattgtgtttattgttTAGGGATGGGACGGTTTGCTAAAGGTAGCTTCAAAACACTTCAAGGAATCGAAAAATAAGAGAGACCCAGTCGCTGATGTCAAGCTTCTCAACTTTTGCAAATGCTGAAAGTTAATATGCATACCACTTCAATGTTAGTtctatgttgttgttgttggttctTTTGCTCATATGTTTCACAAGTCAACAATATTTGGATAATATGggttgattttatttgttttgtttttattcgtTTTATCTGTTAGGTATGGTCTTCAACATGTAAACCATTGGAGTGTTTGATCATATACACAGTAATATATCACTGGCTGCTTTGCTTTAACTTTCTGCTGCATTTGTGTCACATAGAAACAAGTAGAGAGAGTTTTGCTATATTCACTTGACAGAATAAACAAAGCCTTAATAATGCCATTACCTGTGGAAATTCTTGAATCAATTTTGtcatatgattttcttttttttgtcaaacaagtCATATGATTTAAAAATCACTTTTAAGAAGGTAAAAAGAATAACAAACGGCATTGCATTTATACAGGTTTGTGTTCAAATTTTCTTGTTGGGTTATGTAATGGGCCACAAGTGGGTCTGAAAAACTTGTGGTGAAAATTAACAATAATCAATTACCGTAAAAATGAACACGTGACAGTCTAGTCACGCATAGTCTTTGGTAAATGCAATCCGTGTCGTCAGACATGCTTGCTGCTTTGTTGTGGTGGCCTATGTTCAGTGGTAGATAAGAATTTACCCTATAAAGAACAGAAAGTATGTTCTGTCTTCCTCAAAAGTTTACAACTTTCCGGTTCGTAAGAAGATGGCAGCCATGTCTTTCCTTTCAGCTGCCCCTTCAAGCTCCTTCCATGGTGGTGGTCTTCATCTGGGCAGGAGCGATCCCTGCCTCTTCGGTTGCTACGGCAATTCACGGAGACCTTCTCTTTCCATCAGGTGGGTTTAGTTATCGATTGATATG from Raphanus sativus cultivar WK10039 chromosome 8, ASM80110v3, whole genome shotgun sequence includes:
- the LOC108820801 gene encoding uncharacterized protein LOC108820801, translating into MARRCQEQVEEEEKENFPLITTKTVEYLQPVMRRELLLKFPDNSAFGFDYAQSSLWSPLLPLNYASPSDLDSDTFVCRNLELGEFLESKKKMKIAMKKKKKKKKIVKLDESDSPKLGCFAIPTKGWDGLLKVASKHFKESKNKRDPVADVKLLNFCKC